Proteins from a single region of Trichoplusia ni isolate ovarian cell line Hi5 chromosome 3, tn1, whole genome shotgun sequence:
- the LOC113508835 gene encoding Kv channel-interacting protein 4-like, whose protein sequence is MDEECEESVYSAGTARHRPEPPGALAQATRFSAHEIKLMYRGFKQECPSGVVDEEAFKNIFCQFFPLGDATQYAHYVFKTIKHKQSGKVNFEEFLDILSRVARGSVQEKLSWVFTLYDVDGDGRISRAEMLAVVQAIYELLGRAAAPPVHNTAAKDHVDRIFHLMDTNCDGVVTPDELARWCSRDPALLSSLHTMDTVL, encoded by the exons ATGAGGAGTGCGAGGAGTCCGTGTACAGCGCGGGCACTGCGCGCCACCGGCCCGAGCCGCCCGGCGCGCTCGCGCAGGCCACGCGCTTCTCCGCGCACGAGATCAAGCTCATGTACCGGGGCTTCAAGCAG GAGTGCCCCTCAGGCGTGGTGGATGAAGAAGCCTTCAAGAACATCTTCTGCCAGTTCTTCCCGCTCGGAG ACGCGACGCAGTACGCTCACTACGTGTTCAAGACCATCAAGCACAAGCAGAGCGGGAAGGTCAACTTCGAG GAGTTCCTGGACATTCTCTCCCGCGTGGCTCGCGGCTCGGTCCAGGAGAAGCTGTCCTGGGTGTTCACGCTGTACGACGTGGACGGCGACGGGCGCATCTCCCGCGCGGAGATGCTGGCGGTGGTGCAGGCCATCTACGAGCTGctcggccgcgccgccgccccgcCCGTGCACAACACCGCCGCCAAGGACCACGTGGACAGGATCTTCCAT CTGATGGACACAAACTGCGACGGCGTAGTGACGCCGGACGAGCTGGCGCGCTGGTGCAGCCGCGACCCCGCGCTGCTCAGCTCGCTGCACACCATGGACACCGTCTTGTGA